Genomic segment of Panicum virgatum strain AP13 chromosome 9N, P.virgatum_v5, whole genome shotgun sequence:
TATAAtcggaatttgaatttgatggaTAGTTTACAAACTACAACTTGGTAAGCTCTGAAATTGTTTGCATGTTGAAATTGTTTGCATATGTTAGTCCATTATGGTAAATACTTCGTGCCGCTGCATCTCGAGAGAGAGCCCGTGTTAGTGAGCGAAGGAAAATGGAGAAGGCCCAGGTGATAATGTACCGTGGGGACCTACCTACGCACATGTGAGAACTGAAAATAGAAATCCCTCCAATGATACCTACGGCCGCCCCCGTCCCCGGGGAGTCTATTCCTCGCGCGCGCTACTGGAGCTCGAGCTGTCGCAGAAGGGAGGCGAGCTGACTGTGCTTCTTCAATCTCGAGCCAGCGATGGTGGTTGGCGCCGGGGTTAGGGGAGGGGGGTGGCCGGGGTCCGAGGGGTGGTTggtggggggagcggccgccggcgaggtcgccggcggccggggtggtggagggcggcggcggcggccttaggatctagggttgctgggggcggcggcggcggtgaagagCTCCATGGCCACCGGACCTAGAAGAGAAGGTGGTGGGGGGAGGAATCGACCGGCGGTGGGCGGTGGTGtgtgggcgggcggcgaggcggcgctccgtgccgccggccggggtggtgggcgccggcggccgggccagGTCCCGGGCGGGGGCGTGGCGCCGGAGAGGTTAGGGGAGGACGGGGATGCGCCGGCGGTGTTTGgtgggcggacggcgcggcggcgagagccgccggccggggcggaggacgaaggggcgggggcggaggacgAAGCGCCTTCTGCGAGTGGATCGATTCCACTCGCGCGCGGTGAATAGACACCCCccgtccccgcccccgcccccacccGCGACTGGACCCCaagccgccgcgccgcagcgACCCCGGACGGGAGGCGCGGCCCTGCCCTGATCCCGCGGCTGGCCCCAGGCCGCCGCGCCACAGCGGCTCCCGACGGGGgcattgccgggactggggtggGGACGGGTCTGTTGCAGGATGCGCCTCTGAGGAAGTACAAAGGTGCGGCGGTCCCGGCGGATGACAAATGGGCCCCATCTGACACCCACACCAGCGGCGCTCTGGCAGCGGCAGGCACCCAAAACCCGAGGAGGCGAGACACAAACCTTGAGAACACCTCAAAAGGAGGAGATTCTCCTCGCCCCTTCCAGCAGCGCAGCCGACGGGCGAGGCGGCGACGGTAGCCGCCGTCGCAGCCGCTGCCTTCGCCTCCTGCCGGTCCTCTCCCGCGCGGTCTCGCAggacgccgcgccgccactgTGGTGTTCGGGGGCGGCTCGGAGGACCCGCGGCCCCCTCGGCTTatccgcccctccgccgccggcgccatcgaGGTGAGCGATTTCCTCGCGTCCACACGGCTCCTGATCCCGGCGTGGTCCAATGCTCGCGCGCAGCGCTTGATTGTTGGGTTGTTTCTCTGATTGCCGGTTGGGGTTTTCCTTTCGGTTCATGCTCTGTTCCCGCTGCGCTTGCTCTGTTTCGCCTCCGCATTGTGCGGGGGTTTGGATTTGCGTCTTGGGGTCGCGGTTTTTGGCGCACGTGATCAGGTGACTACTGGAGACCGGTGGGGATCGGTGTCCGCTGATCCCGGgcgttatgttttttttttttcttgtgtgtgtgtgtgtgttgtttTCCTCTTCTGGTCAAGCCCACGTCATTGCAGAGGATGATCGAGGCTTCCGTATGTCAACGGTAGAAAAACCAGAAATTCTGATTTCTGAAGGGCTTCAAAGTCCTCGTCACCATCGATTCCATCGATGGAATAGTCCTGATCTCCACCGTGGCTCGTGTTGTCAGGGTGCCTCAAGGAATTAGTCCTTGAAAAGACCTGCGGATTGCGGTTACCTGACAAGCTTCTTGTCAGGACAGAGTCAACGGTTCTCTAGTCTGGTGCCCCACCCCTGAAAACCGATCTGTAGTTGCTCCTTGACATTCTCCTTTAAAGTTTTCTTCAAAAAGAAATTCTTCTTTCAAGTTAGTGCATCCGTGGAGAAGTGCCTGGAATTTGCTTGATCAATAACAACGGACACTGGAGATCAGAATGTAGCTCAGACACCATTTATCTTCATAATTCAGAAGCTTTGTTTGATTTTATGGAAAAATAATAACGTCTTCTGTGATGGCGAGAAAGAGGGTGTAGGATAGTCGGTAATAGGAGCACAACCGCGGTCAGAACTTGTCACATGTAGAAGCAATTGTCCGTAAGCTCTGTGCTAGTTATTTGGTATCATGCTGTTATATTTCTATTTGTTCATTTGTTAACGTTGGTGTTCTGATTGGATGTTTTCATGTGTACTAGTTGAAGCGAAAAGCAGTTCATACTTTACCTACGATTGGTTAAAACTGGCTGTTTGATTACTGTTCCATTCTTCGTTGCTGTGGTTCAATAGGTAACTACTAACTACTATGGGCAGCAGAGAGTGATATTGTGCAGAACGGTACATGCTTCCACTGCGTTGTATGTTGTGTGTACGCACGCATGTTTTTCTGGTGGGTTGGGGGGTCCCATGAGACAAAGTTATGTCCTTTTAGTGAAATATATGGATGCTTGCGACATTGGGCTGTATCCCTGATATTGTTTCTTGCATATAACCTATATTATATTACATGGGTTCAGGCCCTGTCTATGGTTTATGAAGGGTATTTGGTGCTATCATATTTCCATTTTGAAATGGTTCTCTTCGATTCCTTTTACTCTCCAAGTAGTTCATTTGTGATGTAAGTATTTTAAATGCTGTGTAGTGTAGCCTGCTAACAGTGAAACAAAGTAGGATACTCTACATGCATTGCCAGAGTGTGATTGTAGATGTACACCTAGACCACCTAGGTTCAAGTCCTTGTCGAGGCGAATTTGGGTATTTCATTCTTAATAAAAAGCCACCAAATTCCTCCTAGGTTGGTCTTTCTTTTAAGGTTTGTCATTTAAGGGCTGGTCTATCATTATTGTACTCTTACTTATTTTGTGTTCCTTTTTCATTATAACTAATTATACTGTTAATTGAAGAAATTTAGTTCAACCATCATATTCAGAACGATCTTTTGCCTTTTGCTGCTTACACTAACAGTCTTGCTCTCTTATTCCTTCTGTTTGGTTTCTACTTTGTCATCATGAAATTTACCACGTTACTGTTGTGCAGGATGGAGCTAAATCACGAACTTCCTAGAGCTACTCTTAATGCCATAAAAATTGATCTCATGACCAGTGCAGATATGGTAAGCTTCTAATTTTGCATAACTCACCTTTTCTCCCGGGAAGTAAAGTGCTAAACTTTTTTTACTTTTATACTTCACCGTCTTCTTTTGTGAGTAGCAAGTTTTTTCAATTTACAACCCATGCTCCTAGACATCTATgcaaatgtttattttttttcatcaaGTCGGTACATAGAGTAATTTGATTATTCTATTCATTGCTTTTTTTTACAATCATTTAACAATGTCAGGAAAAATTGAGCAGCATAAGCATAGTAGAAGTAAGTGATGTCACTAGTCCCAAGTTAGGACTACCAAATGGTTCGCCGCAGTGTGAGACTTGTGGATCTCAAAGTGAACGTGACTGTGATGGTGAGTAAAATTAAACATGCTTACCTTGAAATGTAATATTAAGCATGCAGTATCGAAGCATGTGGTTTGTATGCATTTCAGTGCAAAGGGATCCAACTTGTCAAAATTTTAGGGCATTTTGGTGTGACTAAGCTGGCAGCAACTGTACACAACCCATACTTTATCGATGAAGTTGTTCACTTTCTAAATCAAATATGTCCTGGCTGCCTTAGTCCAAGGGAAAGCATAGATTTGAAGGTTTGTACTTTCCACACCGAGCTATTTTCATCCTCACTAAGCACTACATGTTTTGTATCTTTGCCAAAGTTCATTGATACCATAGTTTAGTAGCCGAATCACTTTCAGATTATCAGGGCCTTTGTCGAGAGCTCTCCTTGGTGATCTGATGGACTAAAATGGGCCAGAGATTCCTACATACAGAATAAAAGACTGTAAAATAAATAGCAGGAGTACTTATCATTACTAATGCATCTACAGTGAACCTGTAAATGCTATTCATTAATGAATTTACCTCTTAGGTAACCAATTACTTATTTATAGGTGTTGATACATATAAAAACAATAGAATGTTTTCAAGAAAATTGTGTATATCAGTTTGATGCTTATTACCTAATAAGTCTCTTTTCTTTGCATCTCATGTTAAGTCATCTTGTCctgaaaataaatattatttattgtCTGCATCGAAGTTTCATACCAGAGCATTTCTTTTCACATTTGATAACTCTTTGATTTGTACTAACTAATCATACAATTGACTCAACTCTAGGTGAAACTGTAGAAATAGCATTCTCAGGCATGATGAATTTATATAATTGCTTTATTCCACTTATAGATTTATTTGATGTTATTCAACTGCTTACAAGTGAGTTCATCGATGGTATATCTAGTTTTTAACATATGGAAGCACATGGCTAACTTATGTTTAGGTAGGTAACAGTTTCTTTATTAGTCCCACAGGACTGCTTGTCATGTTTATTCAGGATATGTTTGTGCTAAATGGGCTTTAGAAATAGGTTATCTTTGTATGTGCATAATAGCTACCTTTGTTTCTTCAGTGTTTAATGTTTTCCCTTGTGTGACCCTGCTTCTGGTATTCCAAGGGTTCCTCCTTTTTGGACAAACAAGTATTTACTATGGTATTATGAGTTAgaacgccccacctagccaacccgaccataaaacccaggtgttatagtgggaggggtgggggcttttatcctcagtccaacattccccctacTGCGTGCGAGCCGGGCGAGCCGCGGGGCTGTGCCACCTGTCCGGTCTCAGCACTTCGGTCTCAGCGAACGCAGCcagggaaatcgcgcagcggaaatgcgtggccgggagggatcgaacccaggacctcggctctggtaccaagttagaacgccccacctagccaacccgaccataaaacccaggtgttatagtgggaggggtgggggcttttatcctcaGTCCAACATTATGCCTACTGCATTCTCTTGCCATGgttttatctatttctaaaatTAGTAGAGGTGCACTTGTTATGACACTAATGTTTTTTTCTCTTATACATCATTGTTTCCTTTATTGAAGAGATTGGGGAGTGAACCAGTTCAAACAGCATGCAAGTATTGCTCGGTAAGTGCATATTTAGTTCTATTGGGGCGTATTCTTCCACCTTGTATTAAACCTTGTGTTTTTACTGGACAGAAGGATGGCTCTAAACTTTACCCTAGCGTAATCTTTAAGACGCTGTCAAGTCCAAGAGTATTATTATCCAAGAGTAGACTTCACAGAAGCACAAGCGTGATGGAAAGAATTTCGATTGTTGCAGAAGCTACTGACAGAGTGTCTAATAAGTCAAAGGGTAAAGGTTTGCTTGAAGGCCTGCCCCAGGATTATTGGGATTTTGTACCTTCTGAAAATCAGCAACTGCAGTCTACTATGACCAAGATAATATTATCACCCTACCAAGTAATGTTTTCATTTCCAGCCATTCATTTTTGGTATAGGCTATTCTGTGTTGGCTTCCAGATTAGATTTACTCGTCCACTGTTTTTCCCCTGAGAAAAGACCATGTATTGTCTGATTATTGTTAATAGGGTCTCTGTTAATTTGGCTCATGTTTTTGTATCAGATACCGATGATTTAAAATGTACCGTGTAGGACACATGAAAGGGGGCATGGGGTTACTTGTATTGTCTGAAGTACTTAATGTACCAATCAAGGGCAATCTGCTGCTCATATTCACATAAATATATCTTGTTTCAGAAAGTAAGAATGTCCCTGATCTCTTTTGCCATATTTACAGGTCTTTCACATGTTGAAGAAAAGTGACCCTGAACTTATAAAACAATTTGTTTCAAGGCGGGAGCTATTGTTTCTATCATGTTTACCAGTGACTCCTAATTGCCATCGTGTTGTGGAGATTGGATATGGTCTTTCAGATGCGCGGCTAACTTTTGTAAGTAGcatgcctttttttttaaatgttatCTATTCATCATTTTCCATCCATTCGTGATTAGTACCCTTCTATTATTCTAGTTCAAATGCTAACTATCTGTATAGTTTCGAGTAAATCTTTTGGTAAGTCTATGGGAAGTCATTTAATTCAGAGCAAATCCACTTAATGTCTTTGAAGTAGTTCTTCGCTTGATTTGCTATCAATAATGTCCACTTCACTCCATGCCATTGCCAGATTGCATGGAGTAATTTGAAATCAGGATTTCAAGTTCTTTATTCCCTCTCACTCCATTAGTGAATAAATGGTGTCATGGGGCTATTCTAGATTTCTAggtctctctcccctctcttaACTTGTTTTAGAGTGTGTTGCAGGCCCTTTTATATCTGTAACTTCTTGGGGATCTTTCCCCCttctcttcttaatatattgacgcgcagctctcctgcgagTTTGAGGAAAAAAAGAATAGTGTTAGtggtcatctttttactgtccTTGTCGTGACCGTTCTATTTGTCTAGCGTGTGTGGATGCATGGTGCACGCGTTGTGTTTGCATGTTTATCTTTGTTACCTTTTTAATTCCTTCTTTAATCAAATAGCACGTATCTCTCTTGCGTGTTTGAGAAAGGAATGGTGAAGAAATCTGAAATCTGGATGGCTTGCAGCGAAATCCAAACTATTGGATGGCAAATCATGGAACCAAATTCTCCGATGTGTCCCTGATCATCTTGGGTGCTTGGGCTACCTGGAAGCATCATGATTCATGCATCTTTGAGGGCGTGTTTCTGGAGTCCAGACGGTTGTATGTGCTGGTTTTCGTAGATGTTGATCTGTGGACTGCGGGCTTGAGCTAGAGGCTTAACACAAGTATTGACCCCAAGCCCCCAACCTAGCCTGCAGTCTGACCTTTGTGGCGTGGCGTGTTGCTTTTCTGTCTTTCTATCTATCCTTatcccttttttttgtttgtttccaAGGTGGGTGGTCCACCCTTGTAACCCTATTTTCCCCCTCCTATACTGGAATACATGCAATTTTCTTGAATGTTTGAGAAAAGTTAATGAGCTCTACTCACACgacatggtgggaaacaatttCATTGTGCTGCCAGATGCACAAGCTTTTTTTACTTATTTCAAATGGAGCTAGAACTTTCTCTTTTTTCCGTTATACTCCATCTTTTTTTTAGATATATGAACTAATTAGCCTGTCCTAATAGACATTTATTTAAAAATGGAGGGATTAGGTTTGTTCAAATGTCCATGTTATAACGGTCTGATGCACTATACTGCACTACACATTTGAACCACGTTGGCTTTTCTGTTGTAAACATACAATTTCATTCATTGCATGTTTGAAGTAGGATGACAGAACAAAGGCTTACAAGAGGATGGTTGATGTCAGTAGGAGAATTGATGACTACCGTCAGCATCCACAGTTCAGTGTTCTCGCAAGTTCACTTGTCTCAAGCCGAGTTTCAGAATGCCTGAAGTCATCCAAGGCAAGAAAGCTAGTgttgtcttcttttttttattgcaTATATGTCATTCTGATCTATCAGATCTGCTAAATTCTTAGAAAAATGCTGTGTTTAAATGCAAACAATTCGATCATATTTTCTATTCTGTCCAAACCCATTTAAATTACTCTAATCTAGCTGTTGTCGATGAACCATTATATTTAACAATTCTAGGTTTTTTGGGTCGTTAGACAAATGTAAGGTGCTTTTTATTTGAAGAAGCTTTTGTTTATTGTGTTCAACACACTCATATGACCTATGCAGCTAATCCTTTTTCGTGGAACTTAACCTGACTATAAAAGAGAATGCCAGCTTCTTTAAATGCATCTTACATGATCCATTGTGAAAATCATGAACATGCTCGACACTTGTCCCATGGTTATCAGAGGAATATCTATGTCTGACAAATATCAAAAGAATATCAATATCTGTTACGTGTTGTTAAGTTTTAACGCATCATAGACTTCACATATTCCCACACAAATTCAATCCAATTGCACTGAAGGAACTTAAACCTTCAATTTGTTGAAACTTGTCATTATCTTCATAGCTTTAACCAAATGTCTTATGGAAGTTACTTCGGAATGAGggtaaatgatttttttttgttaagtgCCTATTAACAATAAATTCTCAGATTTTATTATAACTGTGGTACTGGCAAATGTCTTTAGCTTAATTCATTGacatttttgtttctttcagtTATACTCTAGAAAGACAGAGGGGGAGACAACCACAGATACGTACGGAATGAAATGGCTAAAGGATGCTGTTCTCAGCAAAAGATCAGATAATGCTTTTCGAAGTATTATGGTTGGAGACCCAAAAATTAGGTTATGGGAAATTGGCATTCCTGAAGGTTTAGCTTCAAATTTGGTTGTTTCTGAGCCTGTTAGtacttataatttagaaaatATGAATTTGAAGTGCAACCTGCACCTTCTAGCTAAGGAAGAACTGTTTATTCGCCGAAATGGGAAGCTAATGTTTATTCGGAAGGCAAATCAGCTAGAAGTTGGCGACATTGCCTATAGACCATTGCAAGATGGTGATCTTATTCTCATCAACAGGCCTCCTTCAGTTCATCAACATTCACTGATTGCATTGTCTACAAAAATTCTTCCAATTCAGTCTGTTGTATCAATCAATCCACTATGCTGTACACCTTTTTTGGGAGACTTTGATGGGGATTGTTTGCATGGATATATCCCACAATCTATACGATCAAGAATTGAGCTTGGAGAGCTGGTAAGCTTACACCAGCAGCTGTTGAATATGCAAGATGGTCGGAGTTTGGTGTCACTAACACATGACTCTCTTGCTGCTGCACATTTGTTAACAAGTGCAGATATTTTTCTGAAGAAATCTGAATTACAGCAGCTTCAAATGCTATGCCTTTCAGTATCAGACACACCAGTACCAGCAGTAGTTAAATCTATGGACTTTCAAAGTTCTCTGTGGACTGGTAAGCAATTATTCAGCATGCTTCTTCCTTCAGGCATGAATTTCATTTGCGATAGGAAGTTGCACATAATAGACAGTGAAGTTCTTACCTGCTCTTCGGGGTCTTCTTGGTTACAAAATAGCACATCTGGTCTCTTTTCTATCATGTTCAAACAGTATGGCCACAAGGCACTTGACTTCCTTTCTTCTGCCCAAGAAGTACTCTGTGAGTTCTTAACAATGAGGGGTTTAAGTGTCTCTCTTTCAGATCTGTATATGTTCTCAGATCATTACTCAAGGAGAAAACTGACTGAGGGAGTCAAACTGGCTTTGGATGAAGCTGAAGAAGCTTTCCGAATCAAGCAAATATTGCTGGATCCAATCAACATACCTGTTCTAAAGTGTCATGATGAAACTGAAGATGTAACTTACAGACAATCTGATTATATTCTGAACAATCTATCAGTTGTCAGATCTTCAATCATGGCATTTAAAGATGTCTTCAGTGATCTCCTAAAAATGGTGCAACAACATGTTAGCAATGATAActcgatgatggtgatgattaATGCGGGAAGCAAGGGTAGCATGTTGAAATATGCGCAGCAAACTGCATGTGTTGGTCTTCAACTTCCAGCAAGCAAATTTCCCTTCAGAATTCCTTCCGAACTCTCATGTATTAGCTGGAATGAGCAGAAGTCATTAAGTTGTGAAGCTGAGGGTAACAACGGACGTGTGGGAGGTCAAAACCTTTACGCTGTAATCAGGCATTCCTTCATTGAGGGTTTAAATCCATTGGAGTGTCTTCTGCATGCTATATCTGGTAGGGCAAACTTCTTCAGTGAGCATGCTGATGTGCCTGGGACACTAACGAGAAAGTTAATGTATCACTTGAGAGATCTACATGTTGCTTATGATGGAACTGTTAGAAGTTCTTACGGGCAGCACATAACACAATTCTCTTATGACACTGCTGATGATATGTATTGTAATCGTGATCGGATAGATGAAATTGGTGCCCCTGTTGGTTCTTGGGCCGCTAGTTCGGTTTCAGAAGCTGCATATGGAGCTTTGGATCACCCAGTTAATGGTTTAGAGGACTCCCCTCTAATGAATCTACAAGTAACATTCTTCTATCTGTTTGTTAATGTCTATACTTATCGTGTGGCCACTGCCCTCTGTAATTTCTTCCCCTaacaatatattttattttgctGTGCAGGAAGTATTTAAGTGTCACAAGGGTACAAATTCTGGTGATCATGTTGGTTTGCTTTTCCTGTCAAAGCATTTGAAGAAGTATAGATATGGTCTGGAATATGCATCCCTAGAAGTTAAAAACCATCTCGAGCGAGTAAACTTCTCTGATTTGGTTGAAATCGTCATGATTATGTTAGTTCCCTAAAACATTGTTTTTTCTGCCATCTTACCTTTTAATATTGTGCACTTGATCAATATTAGCTGCATTTTTTTACTAGATATGATGGATGTGAcacaagaagaaaaggaggacCTTGGACCACCCATTTTCATATAAGCAAGGTTATGTTCTTTTTTAAGTAAATGaacaaatatttttgttttctttgcgTGCATTAAATTGGTATATAACTATCTGTTTCGTTGTGTGCATATTTAcaggaaatgatgaagaagaaaaggTTAGGATTGGGATTTGTTGTAGAAGAGCTTACAAAAGAGTATGACACAATTAAAAACCAGCTAAACAATGCAATCCCATCAGTTTGTATTTCAAAGAGGTAAATACCAAAGCTATTTGTGTTTTGATGAGTATCTATATCTCATTATTTGCTTCTTTCTGTATTGTTGGTTTGTTGCTTTTCTTTGCACCTTGATACATAGGTAGCTAATTTAACATCATTTTTTTGCCAATTTTTTATGGGTGTATATGTTAGATTTCTTGATGTGTGCCAAGAAGACAGGATTGGGCATTAGCATACTGCACATTACAAAATGTTTGTGTGTAAGGAGCATTAGTTTATACCTGATAATTCATTTCTTCCATGCACATGACTcaagattaaaaaaaatattggtgTAGGTTCTTTATGCTGTATCAGATAATTAGACCTCAAATTTCATACAATATATCCACCTATACCTAGTTTGttgaattttttgaatttactatggtTCTCGTTAGATATAAAtactttatattttttattgagAATTTGTTCTGTGAAACGTCTTATATTAAAATAATTAGACTCACTGAATTATTGAACAAAGTCGGCAATATGTTTAAAGTTTGATTTGGCAGTAGGTGTCATATGGGGCACCACAGAGGCTTGTGTTACAATCATACAAGCATCTCTATATGTAGTctacttctctctcttttttttttgaccatATAGTCTACTTCGCTCTTTGCATCTCTTATGCTATATCTTTTGATGTAAATACTTCTCTGCAGAAAATGTTCAGTAGGTGATGAGTGTGTTCAAAATTCAACTTGCTGTATCACAGTGGTAGCACAAGCTGAATCCAACTCCATGTCTCAGTTGGACATTATCAAGAAAAGAGTGATTCCAATCATACTGGATACACTACTGAAAGGTTGTTATGGTTTGATATATCTTTTACAAAATATATCCCATATTTCTATTGCGAGTTGTAGAACTTAGAAATCATGATCTTAGCTATAGGATTCCTTTCTAAGCTGCAGTGCGGAGAGGTAAAGTATTTCCGGGTGCACCTTGTATGGCTGTGTGTGTTTTCTGACATTTTGTGAAACCATACTTCGTTTCATGTGGCTTTTTATTATTCTAATATCACGTGATTTTGTAGCGACAGATTGTATTGTCTTAAGCAGACACTCACAATAAATTTAGCTATGATATTAGTCCATACTGCAATTGTGATTTGAAGTTTGGCTGATTCGAGATATGTAGATATATAGAATCTTAGGAATGTATCGAGTGCAAACCACCCATTTGCTAGCACAAGCTAAGCCCACTAGATTTGGGAATGAAAGCAATTAACAAATCCTCAAAAGAAAATTTATAATCAGTTATCGATGTGCACGTTGCTTCATAGGTCCAGACAGTCAGACACTTTTTGCTTGGAAAATGATGTAGATTTTTTATGGAGACATGAAAGCGAAggtactctttttttttccagttgACTCGATGATTGAAATTTTTGTTGGTTGTTGATCACATTTCTGATATATTTACATATCTTTTAGGAACTTCTCGTGTTAACTTGGTGTTCGTTTGGAGAAAATTGGTAGGTTATAGAATCTTTTTTATATTGAATACGTAGGTTATAGAGTCTGATGGGCTGTTGCACTAGATAGTAGGTTACACAAAGTTACAGATAAGGCCTGTGCCAGAGGTTCAAAATCTGGCTTGTATCAACTTATACTTGGCAAGGAATTGAATGTCTTAACCACTGTGCACCAAATTATACCGATTCTATGGATGGTTCTG
This window contains:
- the LOC120688226 gene encoding DNA-directed RNA polymerase IV subunit 1-like isoform X2; protein product: MTNGPHLTPTPAALWQRQAPKTRGGETQTLRTPQKEEILLAPSSSAADGRGGDGSRRRSRCLRLLPVLSRAVSQDAAPPLWCSGAARRTRGPLGLSAPPPPAPSRMELNHELPRATLNAIKIDLMTSADMEKLSSISIVEVSDVTSPKLGLPNGSPQCETCGSQSERDCDGHFGVTKLAATVHNPYFIDEVVHFLNQICPGCLSPRESIDLKRLGSEPVQTACKYCSDGSKLYPSVIFKTLSSPRVLLSKSRLHRSTSVMERISIVAEATDRVSNKSKGKGLLEGLPQDYWDFVPSENQQLQSTMTKIILSPYQVFHMLKKSDPELIKQFVSRRELLFLSCLPVTPNCHRVVEIGYGLSDARLTFDDRTKAYKRMVDVSRRIDDYRQHPQFSVLASSLVSSRVSECLKSSKLYSRKTEGETTTDTYGMKWLKDAVLSKRSDNAFRSIMVGDPKIRLWEIGIPEGLASNLVVSEPVSTYNLENMNLKCNLHLLAKEELFIRRNGKLMFIRKANQLEVGDIAYRPLQDGDLILINRPPSVHQHSLIALSTKILPIQSVVSINPLCCTPFLGDFDGDCLHGYIPQSIRSRIELGELVSLHQQLLNMQDGRSLVSLTHDSLAAAHLLTSADIFLKKSELQQLQMLCLSVSDTPVPAVVKSMDFQSSLWTGKQLFSMLLPSGMNFICDRKLHIIDSEVLTCSSGSSWLQNSTSGLFSIMFKQYGHKALDFLSSAQEVLCEFLTMRGLSVSLSDLYMFSDHYSRRKLTEGVKLALDEAEEAFRIKQILLDPINIPVLKCHDETEDVTYRQSDYILNNLSVVRSSIMAFKDVFSDLLKMVQQHVSNDNSMMVMINAGSKGSMLKYAQQTACVGLQLPASKFPFRIPSELSCISWNEQKSLSCEAEGNNGRVGGQNLYAVIRHSFIEGLNPLECLLHAISGRANFFSEHADVPGTLTRKLMYHLRDLHVAYDGTVRSSYGQHITQFSYDTADDMYCNRDRIDEIGAPVGSWAASSVSEAAYGALDHPVNGLEDSPLMNLQEVFKCHKGTNSGDHVGLLFLSKHLKKYRYGLEYASLEVKNHLERVNFSDLVEIVMIIYDGCDTRRKGGPWTTHFHISKEMMKKKRLGLGFVVEELTKEYDTIKNQLNNAIPSVCISKRKCSVGDECVQNSTCCITVVAQAESNSMSQLDIIKKRVIPIILDTLLKGFLEFKDVEIQCRHDGELLVKVGMSEHCKAGRFWATLQNACIPVMELIDWEQSRPKNVYDIFCSYGIDSAWKCFVEYLKSVTADIGRNVRREHLLVVADCLSVTGQFHALSSQGLKQQRTLLSISSPFSEACFSRPAQSFINAAKQCSVDNLCGSLDAIAWGKEPFNGTSGPFEIMHVGKPHEPEENESIYGFLCDPEVRNFEKNHMDTCRHSTENSLRCRLACKYKGNATINGGDITIDQGFLQAKVGIWDNIIDMRTSLQNMLREYPLNGYVMEPDKSLLVKALKFHPKGAEKIGVGVKEIKIGLNPSHPGTRCFILLRNDDTTEDFSYNKCVQGAANSISPQLGSYFEKKLYLRG
- the LOC120688226 gene encoding DNA-directed RNA polymerase IV subunit 1-like isoform X4 produces the protein MTGRVILRMELNHELPRATLNAIKIDLMTSADMEKLSSISIVEVSDVTSPKLGLPNGSPQCETCGSQSERDCDGHFGVTKLAATVHNPYFIDEVVHFLNQICPGCLSPRESIDLKRLGSEPVQTACKYCSKDGSKLYPSVIFKTLSSPRVLLSKSRLHRSTSVMERISIVAEATDRVSNKSKGKGLLEGLPQDYWDFVPSENQQLQSTMTKIILSPYQVFHMLKKSDPELIKQFVSRRELLFLSCLPVTPNCHRVVEIGYGLSDARLTFDDRTKAYKRMVDVSRRIDDYRQHPQFSVLASSLVSSRVSECLKSSKLYSRKTEGETTTDTYGMKWLKDAVLSKRSDNAFRSIMVGDPKIRLWEIGIPEGLASNLVVSEPVSTYNLENMNLKCNLHLLAKEELFIRRNGKLMFIRKANQLEVGDIAYRPLQDGDLILINRPPSVHQHSLIALSTKILPIQSVVSINPLCCTPFLGDFDGDCLHGYIPQSIRSRIELGELVSLHQQLLNMQDGRSLVSLTHDSLAAAHLLTSADIFLKKSELQQLQMLCLSVSDTPVPAVVKSMDFQSSLWTGKQLFSMLLPSGMNFICDRKLHIIDSEVLTCSSGSSWLQNSTSGLFSIMFKQYGHKALDFLSSAQEVLCEFLTMRGLSVSLSDLYMFSDHYSRRKLTEGVKLALDEAEEAFRIKQILLDPINIPVLKCHDETEDVTYRQSDYILNNLSVVRSSIMAFKDVFSDLLKMVQQHVSNDNSMMVMINAGSKGSMLKYAQQTACVGLQLPASKFPFRIPSELSCISWNEQKSLSCEAEGNNGRVGGQNLYAVIRHSFIEGLNPLECLLHAISGRANFFSEHADVPGTLTRKLMYHLRDLHVAYDGTVRSSYGQHITQFSYDTADDMYCNRDRIDEIGAPVGSWAASSVSEAAYGALDHPVNGLEDSPLMNLQEVFKCHKGTNSGDHVGLLFLSKHLKKYRYGLEYASLEVKNHLERVNFSDLVEIVMIIYDGCDTRRKGGPWTTHFHISKEMMKKKRLGLGFVVEELTKEYDTIKNQLNNAIPSVCISKRKCSVGDECVQNSTCCITVVAQAESNSMSQLDIIKKRVIPIILDTLLKGFLEFKDVEIQCRHDGELLVKVGMSEHCKAGRFWATLQNACIPVMELIDWEQSRPKNVYDIFCSYGIDSAWKCFVEYLKSVTADIGRNVRREHLLVVADCLSVTGQFHALSSQGLKQQRTLLSISSPFSEACFSRPAQSFINAAKQCSVDNLCGSLDAIAWGKEPFNGTSGPFEIMHVGKPHEPEENESIYGFLCDPEVRNFEKNHMDTCRHSTENSLRCRLACKYKGNATINGGDITIDQGFLQAKVGIWDNIIDMRTSLQNMLREYPLNGYVMEPDKSLLVKALKFHPKGAEKIGVGVKEIKIGLNPSHPGTRCFILLRNDDTTEDFSYNKCVQGAANSISPQLGSYFEKKLYLRG